The sequence CTGGAAGTCGGCGCCGACGACTACCTCGGCAAGCCCTTCAACCCCCGCGAACTGCTGGCCCGCATCCACGCCGTGCTGCGCCGCCGCCCGCCGGTCGAAGCCCCTGGCGCCCCTTCGGGCGACAACGAAGTGGTCAATTTCGGCCCCTTCACCTTCGACCTGGGCACCCGTGTGCTGCAAAAGAATGGCGAGGAGCTGGCCCTGACCACGGGCGAGTTCGCCATGCTCAAGGCCTTGGTGCGCCACCCGCGCCAGCCGCTGTCGCGTGAAAAGCTGGCCTTGCTGGCCCGTGGCCGCGAGTTCGAGCCCTTTGACCGCAGCCTGGACGTGCAGGTGTCGCGTCTGCGCAAGTTGATTGAAGAAGATGCTGCAGCGCCGCGCTACATCCAGACAGTCTGGGGCGTAGGTTACGTCTTCGTACCAGATGGTGCGAATTGAGCCCAGTAAGATAGGCCGTTGTCCGATGCTGATTGCCTGCCACCGCGCACCCCGCGGTGGCAGGTATCGCCACGGCCCGACGAAGGCTTTCTGACCATGCGTGCTTATTCCGCCAGCCCCCCTT comes from Comamonas sp. GB3 AK4-5 and encodes:
- the ompR gene encoding two-component system response regulator OmpR produces the protein MASTNNRTDKILVVDDDARIRDLLRRYLTQEGFEIMIAEDGKALNRILLRETVDLIVLDLMMPGEDGLSICRRLRSANDRTPIIMLTAKGEDVDRIVGLEVGADDYLGKPFNPRELLARIHAVLRRRPPVEAPGAPSGDNEVVNFGPFTFDLGTRVLQKNGEELALTTGEFAMLKALVRHPRQPLSREKLALLARGREFEPFDRSLDVQVSRLRKLIEEDAAAPRYIQTVWGVGYVFVPDGAN